The following are encoded together in the Salvia hispanica cultivar TCC Black 2014 chromosome 6, UniMelb_Shisp_WGS_1.0, whole genome shotgun sequence genome:
- the LOC125195504 gene encoding putative F-box protein At3g16210: protein MEQGIDLEVMKEDLFTNLPVELTRDIMRRVSISSILNCMDVCKSWRDLIDEDEFKASYTSRRCLAFSYEDIYIVWDDKACEPLFRFWMSPPYIKHQSSVRYRVVVDSTDGLLLVRDGRSNILFVCNPLTCEYVVLPPLPTFSRRCMFGFGVSRISGQYKILCGEESGSCHVYTLEGEGSWRSISTLAPGGSTVPGAIAAFVNGNLHWLASDSEENHLVCCFDLETKLFTSFSLPPRVSDNDILDEYWLCILEGRLCLCDHLNGYGVVILWTNNSRDKNDWVKEYTTHLPQDIKGHVFPLKVLDNGDLLFAMKVYNRLFNFSKNTKDVVTHSHVQRSIYDYANIAIYTPNFLSLKAMGIHNVQSLTYMHY, encoded by the exons ATGGAGCAAG GTATTGATTTGGAAGTAATGAAGGAAGATTTGTTTACAAATCTGCCGGTGGAGTTGACTAGAGATATCATGAGAAGAGTCtcaattagtagtattttaaacTGCATGGATGTTTGCAAATCATGGCGCGATCTGATAGACGAGGATGAGTTTAAGGCCTCATATACTTCGAGACGATGTCTCGCTTTCTCTTATGAAGACATTTACATCGTGTGGGATGACAAGGCGTGCGAGCCACTTTTCCGATTCTGGATGTCTCCTCCATACATTAAACATCAAAGTAGTGTTCGCTATCGTGTTGTAGTTGATTCAACTGATGGTTTGCTTTTGGTGAGGGATGGAAGATCTAATATTCTTTTCGTATGCAATCCATTGACTTGTGAATATGTCGTGCTTCCTCCACTGCCTACGTTTAGCCGTAGGTGCATGTTTGGATTCGGAGTTAGCAGAATAAGTGGGCaatataagattttatgtGGTGAAGAATCCGGGTCATGTCATGTATACACACTAGAAGGAGAAGGGTCGTGGAGAAGCATCTCAACCCTAGCACCGGGCGGATCTACAGTACCTGGTGCAATTGCTGCATTTGTTAATGGAAATCTTCACTGGTTGGCGTCTGATTCCGAGGAGAATCACTTGGTTTgttgctttgatcttgaaaccAAGCTCTTTACCAGTTTTTCCCTTCCTCCTCGAGTTAGTGATAATGACATACTTGACGAATATTGGTTGTGTATATTGGAGGGTCGGCTGTGTTTATGCGATCATTTAAACGGTTATGGTGTCGTTATCCTGTGGACGAACAATTCTAGGGATAAGAATGATTGGGTAAAAGAATATACCACCCACCTACCACAAGATATCAAAGGACATGTTTTCCCCCTCAAAGTGTTGGATAATGGTGACTTGTTGTTCGCAATGAAAGTTTATAATCGTCTATTCAACTTCTCCAAAAACACTAAAGATGTCGTGACACATAGTCATGTTCAACGTTCGATCTATGATTATGCCAACATTGCTATATATACCCCAAATTTTCTTTCGCTTAAAGCTATGGGGATTCACAATGTTCAGTCACTAACATATATGCACTACTAA
- the LOC125195503 gene encoding F-box protein At2g23160-like produces the protein MARHASHFSDSGWILVPFIMEILFDPYSVVTDSTEGLLLARGGSSKILFVCNPMTEEYVVLPCLYDNIWIYGFGLSKISGQYKVLSGPVFSGSYLVYTLGGGGSWRSIFASPPGSPVMLHNNAIFCNGNLHWLVSHFDFEDRYMVCCFDLETELFNSFALPPHVSDSDIHGKYRLCILEGRLCLCYCLGG, from the coding sequence ATGGCAAGGCATGCAAGCCACTTTTCCGATTCTGGATGGATCCTGGTCCCCTTCATTATGGAGATACTGTTCGATCCCTATAGTGTTGTAACTGATTCAACTGAAGGTTTGCTTTTGGCGAGGGGTGGATCAAGTAAAATTCTTTTTGTATGCAATCCAATGACCGAGGAATATGTCGTGCTTCCTTGTTTGTATGACAATATATGGATATATGGATTTGGATTAAGCAAAATAAGTGGGCAATATAAGGTTTTAAGTGGACCAGTATTTTCTGGGTCATATCTTGTATACACACTAGGAGGAGGAGGGTCGTGGAGAAGCATCTTCGCATCTCCACCAGGAAGCCCTGTTATGCTTCACAACAATGCTATATTTTGCAACGGAAATCTTCACTGGTTGGTAtctcattttgattttgaggACAGATACATGGTTTgttgctttgatcttgaaacaGAGCTTTTCAACAGTTTTGCCCTTCCTCCTCATGTCAGTGATAGCGACATACATGGCAAATATCGGCTGTGTATTTTGGAGGGCCGACTATGTTTATGCTATTGTTTAGGTGGTTAG